The sequence ACGCCCTCCTTCCATACGGCCGGGGTCGGTTGGAACAGACGATTGGCGTCTGCGAACCAGTCATCGGTGACCGAGATGATTTTGGTGCCCAGACGGGCATCGGCCAGGTTGACGAATTTTTCGAAAGGTACGGCGTAAGCTTTCATTCTTCTTGTCTGCCTTTAAATAAGTGGCTGGGGATGCTTGCAAGACCCTGGGTGCTCTCCGCGTCTGATGCACTCGGGTCAGGCTTCGCTAAAGAGTCAGTAAACGGAACAGGGCGATCTTGTTGATCTCCGCCAGCGCGCATTTGAACTCGGTGTCTTGCGAGTTGTGAATACGCGTTTCGAACGCCGCGAGGATCTGATGCCGGTTGCTGCCTTTTACCGCCATGATGAAGGGAAACTTGAACTTGGCTTTGTAGGCGTCGTTCAGCTCGGTGAAGCGCTGGAACTCTTCGGCCGTGCATTGGTGAATACCGGCGCCAGCCTGTTCATTGGTGCTGGCTTCGGTCAGTTGGCCCTGGACGGCGGCTTTGCCGGCCAGGTCCGGGTGAGCGTTGATCAGTGCCAGTTGACTGGCGTGATCGGCGCTCAACAGGATGTCGCTCATGCGCTGGTGCAGGGTTTCGATCTCGTCGATCGATGTGTCCGCGCCCAGGTCGTAGGCCTTCTCGGCCACCCATGGCGAATGTTCGTAGATGTCGGCGAAGGCTTTGACGAAAGCGTCGCGGCTCAGGCTCGACGGTTGCAGGGTTTGAAAGCGGCTCATTGGGCGGCCCCTTGGTACGGCTGGGTTTCGTGCCAGTGACGCGCGATATCGACGCGGCGGCTGAACCACACCTGTTCATGACTTTTGGCGTATTCGATAAAGCGTTTGAGCGAAGCGATGCGACCCGGACGGCCGATCAGGCGGCAGTGCAGACCGATCGAGAGCATCTTCGGTGCTTCAGCGCCTTCGGCGTAGAGCACGTCGAACGCATCTTTGAGGTATTCGAAGAAATCGTCACCCTTGTTGAAACCCTGCACTTGGGTGAAGCGCATGTCGTTGGTGTCGAGGGTGTACGGGATCACCAGATGCGGCTTGCCGGTCGGGTTGTTCGGTTCCCAGTAGGGCAGGTCGTCGTCGTAAGTGTCGCAGTCGTAGAGGAAACCACCTTCTTCCATGACCAGACGACGGGTGTTCGGCCCGGTGCGGCCGGTGTACCAGCCCAGTGGGCGCTCACCGGTGATTTCGGTGAGGATGCGGATCGCTTCGAGCATGTGCTCGCGTTCCTGCGCTTCGTCCATGTACTGGTAGTCGATCCAGCGGTAGCCGTGGCTGCAGATCTCGTGGCCGGCATCGACCATCGCGCGGATCACGTCCGGGTGGCGCTGGGCGGCCATGGCGACGGCGAAGATGGTCAACGGAATGTCGAATTCCTTGAACAGTTTCAGAATCCGCCAGACGCCGGCACGGCTGCCATACTCGTAAAGCGATTCCATGCTCATGTTGCGCGCGCCTTGCAGCGGCTGAGCGGCAACCATTTCAGACAGGAAGGCTTCGGATTCTTTGTCGCCGTGCAGAATGTTGCGCTCGCCGCCTTCTTCGTAATTGAGTACGAACGACAGAGCGATGCGGGCATTGCCCGGCCAGTGTGGGTGAGGAGGGTTACTGCCGTAACCGATCAGGTCGCGTGGGTAGTCAGCGCTCACTGCAGTCTTCCTTCTTGTTCGTTGACAGATGTATGTGGCGGCCTGGCAGGCTGGCGTCACAGCGATGGGCTGATTGTATACAACTTTATTCGCAATTTGTAAGCCTGAATTTTCGCATTTTTCACCGACTGTCATCTTTTACTGTTATTGGCGTGAGCCTGCAAGAAACCTGCCTGACCAGTCAGCTAATGGATAGGAGGTTCAATGAATAGGCGTATCGCTGGCTCATCGGCAGGAAACCCCCGAATGGCGGGGGTGATGAGAAAAATGTCGTTTTTATTGTGTACAATTTTTTTGAAAAGTGTCTTAATCAATCGCTCGCCGCAGCGTTTCGTGCTCCGAATCGGTGCGGTCTCCTTTTTATCTGACTTCGGGAGGCGCGAGGTCTGACTGCTCCACGCAGGCAGGCGCGCAGAATCAATGGGACGTTTGACAACACACGTTTTGGACGCTGCACACGGTTGCCCGGGCAGTTCGATCAAGGTCGAGCTGTACCGCGTTGAAGGTTCGCACCTGGAATTGGTCGCCAGTGCGATAACCAACAGCGATGGCCGGGTCGATGCGCCGCTGCTGCAAGGCGACGATTATCGCACCGGCGTTTATCAGGTTCAGTTCCACGCGGGCGATTACTACCGCGCCCGTGGCGTTCAGTTGCCGGAACCGGCATTTCTGGACGTGGTTGTGCTGCGCTTCGGCATTTCTGCCGAACAGGATCACTACCATGTGCCATTGCTGATTTCGCCGTACAGCTATTCCACGTACCGGGGCAGCTGACCCCCAAGCAGCTGCCCCCACCGGGAAGCGACTGCGCATATAGCTTCTTTGGTCTTTCGCCCGCTCACACTGCGGGCTTTTTTTCGTCTGCGCACTTGCCTGTCAATGAATGGCAGGCCAAGAGGTGGCTGAGATTTTTCAGTTCAAGTGAATTTCGCCAGTTTGCGTTGCGTCGAGGAAAAGTCAGCGAAGCCTGGTGATGACAAGACTGTTTCCCTTGGCGGAATGCGGATCGTTGGTACCCACTAAATAAATGATCTTGTCCGCAGCGAGATGATCTTGCAGGGTTATTTTGTCGTGGACTGCGATTTTATTGACCAGTGCCTTTTTCTTCAGCCAGACAGTCGGGTCCTCGGCAAACATGCTGTCGCCCCTGAATTTGTTGGTGAGCAGGATGAACACCGTATCGATACCCTGTCGCTGGATCAGCAGTGCATCCTGCGCTTTATTGCGAAAGCTATAAGACACCCGGTAGCCATTTCCGCGAAGAACAACGTTGAACAAATCGCGTATGGAGTGACCCTCTGTCAGATAGTGCGTTTCGAAAAACGTGTGTGCCTTGAAGTCGATTCGCTGCAATCCTTCAGCGGAAGGCAGAGGCATATGGACGTAATCGTTCGCGTCGACCGCAAGGGGGGAAAGGAGCATCAACGGATCGCTCAAGTCCTGGCGCAGGGTTCTTTGATCGCTTACCGACGTTGGGCGATTCTCCCAGTACTTGATCGTGTCGAATAAATCATTGATACCCGGACCAGTCAGTTCTTCCGAGTGACTGGCCCGATTGAAAATCTCCCGCGCCACCTTGTTCGCGGAGCGATTTGAAAGATAAGCAAAGTGGTCGCTGACGTACTGCGTCAAGCTTTTACGAAATGGCAGGCCATCGACGATTCGCCATGAGTCTGCAGCGTGGCCGGTTCTCGAATCCGCCAGCTTCACCACGCCTTGGGGTTGTAACTGTGGAGTAGTGAGGAGCATGTTTTCGAAAGCATCGAAACGTGTGGCAGAAAACTGTGGATGTTTGATAAACGCCAGCGCGTCAACAGCGTGCGTGGGTTGATCAAGTATGGAAAAGTGCCTGCCGGCGATTTCGATGGAGTCGCCTGCAATGGGTTTTGTGGCGCTCCCCCAGGTTTGCCAGTCGCCAGGATTGTTTACAGGAATCGATGGGCCGGGCAGGTCGCTGTCTCCGGGCAAGCGCGCACGTTTGCTCGGGCCTGGGCTGGCCTCTTCCGGCGGCTGGAGGGTTCGCGAGGTGCCCGGTTGTGGATCCGGTTGCGCACTTGCGGTCTGCAACTGGAGGCGCCAGAGAAATTGCCCGGGAATCTGTTCGACAGTTAAATCGGGCACGTTCGTAGTCGTCGCAGAGGTGAGTTTGTATTCGCCTCGTTCATTCCTGCGAACCATGATGGTTCCGTCTGCAATATCGACGTAGGTTTTCCCCCGTGGCCCTTTTCTGATGCCATTCGGGGATTCATGTGCGGCCGGAAGCAATGTCGCCAGATACGGGTCGACGAAGAGAATCGTTGATGGCAGCTCGGCAGCCACTCCAGGCACTGGCAGGCGTCCCGTCGCGGATCGGGCGACATACCACGGTGCTTCAAGGCGCCAGCGTGGCTGGCCGTCGATTTTTCTCAGAATAGGCGGCGTTACCCCCGGTGCCGCGGGCCACGGGATCTGGTAGATACCGTCGCTGTTGAGTTCTGCCCGGTAATATCCGCCTTCTTCCAGCTGTGCGTAAATCTGCCCTTCCGGTGTTACATACAGCCCGTCAACGGATTCGTGCGCCCGTAACAGGTGAGCCTGCAATCCTGGCAGGGAAATCTCTGCCAGCCGGGCGTTGGCTTCGGTAATCAGCGGATCGGTAATGTAGCTCACCACCACATGGGGCTCGGCTACGACGTCGCGGCTTGATGCAGTGGCAATCAACGGGTCGGGCACTCGATTGGGGTCAGGAGATAAAGTGGCAGGATGTCCGGTGTTGCTTGCACGGTCCGTGACGACATCGACTTCGATCACGGGCCTGGTGGTTGTGGATGTGTCGGGCGACACAGGGCGAACGGTGATTTTGCTCGTTTTAATCATGGCAATTACTCTAAAACGGTCCTTCGTCATATCGCCGACTGGCTCGATTGATTTCTCATCGATCCCTGATGATAAAAAGCGTGATTTGCCCCAACGCATCGGTCTGGATTCCACCGAGCAGATAGCTGATCCGGTTTTCCTGCCGGTAAGCCGCGAGAGGCTTTTGTCCACTGATCGGGGTTTGCAATAACGCTCCATTCAGTTCGGCACCCTCTGCGCTAAATCGCGGCAGTCTGCCGTTGACGAGAGCTGGCAGTTTGAGCACAAACACATGATCGATTTTCTCGCGATGAAACACTAACGCGTCGCCATCGAGCCTCTGCTCCGTTGGGGTCACGACGTAACCGTCATCGTTCAGAAGCTGGCTGAACAGTCTTCGCAGGTGGGCCGCAGTCGGCTTGCTGGCGTAGTCGTTCCAGTGCCTGGGGAAGCGTCCCGGATCAAAATCCAGGCGCATCAGACCTTCACCGAGCGCTAAGGGAATCGCCAGGGTATCCGCCGTTTCGGGCTGGCTGCGTAACATCAACAGTGGGTCAGCCAGTTCTCGATGTGGCGCCTTGCGCAGCCCCCTGTTTTCCCAAAAGCGAAACACCTGATTGAGCATTGCCAACCCCGGGCCGATGATGATCTCGGAGCGGTTCGCTTGATTGAACATGGCCCGGGCAAGTGAACTGACCGATAGATCCGACAGGTATTTGAAGGTTCTGGAAATGTACTGCGTGATCGGCATTTCAAACGGAACGACGTCGTCCAGTACCGTCCAGTGTTCGGATCGTTTAACGGCGAATTTTGGCTGCAGCGACGGGTTATCCCGCAGCATGTATTCGAAGGCGTCATACAGGGCCGGTGAAAACAAGGGATGTTGCAGATACACCAGATGCGGGTCCGGTCCCAGTTGCTGTTGCACGATCCGGTAAAACTGTCCGTCTATTTCAATGTGCTGACCCAACTGCGGCCGGATACTGCGCCCCCAGTTTCGCCACAAGCCGAAACTCAGGTTGATCGCCTCGGGATTGGCTGACAGCAAGCTTTCGGTCAGCGCATGCGTGGTATCTGCCCCTTCGTCCACATGAGGGCGTTTGCTGGGGCCTGGCGTGGCTTCTGGCATTTCGGTCGCGACGACACCCGCTTCCACGGTGGAACTCTGCGAGTCAGGTGGGTCGTCAGCAAACTTGCGTCGCCACAGTCGGGTTCCGGGAATCTGTTCGAACAGCAACGTGGACGAGTTGCGTGTCGTCGCAGAGGTTTGCTCATACTGACCGTCGGCGTTTTTACGCACCCTGACGGTGCCATGCGCGGTGTCGATGTAGGTCTTGCGGTGCTTGTCGTAGCGGATTCCTTCGGCGGTATACAGGGGCGAAGAGAGCAGGGCGGCGTCATCGGGGGCCAGGTACATTGGCTGTTCGACAGCGGGCCCTTCAGCGCCCGCATTTCGCCTGTCGCTCTCTGAGTGTTGCGTCATCCAGGCCGGTCGTTCGAAAGTCCACAGGGGTTGGCGTTCTGCTTTGACCAGAAAGGGTCCAGGCAGGTGCGGAGCGAACGGGAAAGGAATCTGGTAGCGACCATCGCGCTGAAGTTCGACCAACAGGTGCCCTTCATGCTCGACATGGGCATATAGCTTGCCGTCAGGGCTGATGAACAGTCCGCTTTCGGCATCCATACGCTGCAGCAGATGTACTTGATCGGCAGGCCAGGTGATTGAGCGCAGAGCGGCTGCGACTGACAGTGGCGAAGGCGCTGGTATTTCGTTGACGTGCACTGACGGTTGCCGCGCAGGTGTGTCTGGCAAACCTGTGGAGGATTGTGTGGTGATCAGGCTTTCGCCCGAGAGTCTGTGGGAGGTGCTCCCGGTGTTCGGACGGATATCGGGCGCAGTAATCCCTGCCACACGCTTCGGTGGTTTGACCATTGATTTAATCTCGCTGTGTGAAATGAGCGGTTGTTCAGATTGAGGGTTGCCCACAGGCACTTGCGGACAACTCGCTGAAAAGCCAGTTGGCGCAGTCAACCTTCTCTGACAATGAACAGGGTCGAGCTATCGGGGGAAATCTGCTCTTTGCCGCCCAGCAGATAAATCACTTCGTATTTTTGCAAATGCTCGGCCAGCGCCTGTTTATCCTTTGCACTGAGTGTGCTCAGGAAAAGCGGTTGGGAAAGTTCGGAACCAACGGCGGTATAACGAGGAACAGGTCCCTGCGTAGCAGGGGACAACCTCAACACGAACACAGCGGCGATGCCCTCGCGGTGAAAGATCATGACGTCTTCGCCACTCGGATGCGGATGTCTTTTCGGATTGATGCTGTAGCCGCTGAGCCCAAGGAACCTTTCGAACAAGTCGCGTGTGCTTGAAGGGTTCGGCATGATATCCGGTTGTTGGACGTCGAAGTCCAGGCGCTGCAATCGGTTCGAGGAGTACGCCGGCAAGGAGAGTGTTCCGCCGGCATATTGGGCATGGTGCTGGGCGGGCAATGTGGGTAGCAGCATCAGCGGGTCGGAAAGAACGCGCTGGGGCGAGGTGTTGTTGATTCTGTCTGTCCAGTGCCGAAACGTCTGCGTTATTACCGACAGCCCAGCGGCATCAATCCCTTGATGTGTAGACACACGATCAAACACGGCTCTGGCGAGGTTATTTGCCGAATGTTCAGACAGGTGGCTCATGGCCCGGGATGCATATTGCGTAGGCGACATTTCAAACGGCAGTTGATTATCCACCACCCTCCATTGGCCATCGCGTTTAAGCACCCATTTCGGCTGCTTCGAGGGTTCATGGCGCAGCATGTTTTCGAACCCGTCAAAATCCTCAGGTTTAAACCCCGGGTGTTGCAGATAAACCAGTTCGGTATCGGCGCGTAAAACCTGCTTCACCGTCGGATAATGCAGTCCATCTATCTCGATCGACTCACCCGTTTGCGGTTTCGTGGTTTTCCCCCAGTTCTTCCACTGTGCCGTGGACAAATCCAGCGCAGGTGACCGTTGGACCGACAGGCGTCTGACCAGCGTGCCTGCATTCGATGTCACGTCGACTTCTTCGGACAGGTGTGGGCGCTTGCTCGGACCGGGCGTGGCATCGGTCGTTTCAGTGGACGCTGCATCGGTTGCGGCTCGATGGCCTTGTCGAGGCCCGTCAATTTCACGCCAGAGCTTAGAGCCTGGAATCTGTTCAACCCTTTTACCCGTCGGCGTCGATTCTCCGGCATACGTCTGCCTCCAGCCGTCCGGGGTACTGCCCAGCATGATCATGCCGCCTTGCATTTCGACATACACTTTATTGTGCTTGTCGTACCGAATTCCCTCTTTGGTGTCTGGCTGCAACTTCAGCCGGTTTGCCGATTCGGCGTTGATAAAGACCGGGTGTTGCACTCGCCCGCTTGTGGAGCTGCTTGCGACCGCTGCCTGCTGCTTTTCGCTGTAGTGAAGGGCTACCCAATTTGCGACATTTGATGGGCCAGCACCCTCAGGGAAGTGGTGAACGATGACCGAGGGGCGCTCGGCGACGGGAGCCGGAAGGTGGTGGATGGTGATAGTGGGGCGGTGTTCGGGCAACGCCCCAAAGGCGCTTGAAGAAGGCGAACCGGCTGCGGCAGGCAGGCTAGCAGTGCCTGGAACAGGATGAACGATTTCGCCGGTAGTGGCCCCTCGAGGATTGCCTGAATGTTCGGTGGGTGTCCCGGACGAATCGGCTGGAAGCGTGCGCGGAACTTTCTTGGGTGGCTTGGCCATTGGGTGACTCCTTGGAATTGCTGATCCGGTCGTTTGCATAGAGGCAGATGATCAGGTCGACGCGGTGAAGCTCTCTGACCACTGACTGTGGAGGGGGCATGTTCGTGAAAAAATCTCCCGGATGTGCGGTACATATGTATTGCTCTGCCAGCAAGTGCCGCACGATGTTGCACAATCTTCCAAGTGTGAAAAAACGCTCGCCGGCGCACGGCCGACGAGCGTTTTTATCGTTCCTCAGCGCTCTCTGATGATGAATACCGAGTCCGGAGTCGACTCGACCTTCAAGACGCCACCGATCAGCCATACCACTTTGTTTTGTGCCGTTGCGGTGGTCAGGGCGAGAAACGCATCGTTGCCAATCCTCGCCGGCAACCCCGGGTCTGCCAGTTCATTCCCCGGGGTGTGCGACAGGCCGACATGTTCTACCGAGCCCAATTTCAGAAAGTAAACCTGATCATGGGTGGCATGCCTGAACACCAGCGTTGGCATGTGATGTTCGTGTGTCAGTGGAAAAACGTCGTAGCCGCTGCGAATCAGCAAGGCACCGAGCAGGCGTCTGAGGTTCAGGTCTGTGGGGTACGTTTTATAGTGGCCCCACTCGATGGGAAACCGCTGTGGATCGAAGGTGAGCCGTTGCAGTTCGCTGTCCACCTGGGAGGGCATCGGAATAAGCTTTTTTCTTCCGGCATCGATGGATGGCGCCACCGCCAGCATATTGAGCGGGTCGGCGTACGCCGGTGCGGTGGGAAACGGCTTCTGCTTCCACTGATGCAGGACAGCCTGAATATTGACCAGGCCGGTGCCGGTAATGACGGCGGAGTTGTCTGCCAGTTCGTAGAGTCTTCTCGCAACAGCCCATGAGGTCGGCGCAGAAAAGTCGGGAAACGCACTGGCCACCGACTGCGATAAAGGCTCCTCGAAAAAGCGTTTGCCGGGGTGTACTTCTCCCGGATCGTTACCGATGCGAAAGGTGGCAACAGGTTGCAGTGACGGTGCTGTGCGCAGCATCGTTTCAAAGGCAACGAAGCCGGCCGGGGCAAAGTCAGGGTGCTGCACAAAATAGACTTTTGGTGAGCGGTTGGAGCCAATCGGCACGATCGGATAATGAAACCAGCCAAGCTGCACCGACTCGACCACTGGCGGCTTGTTCAAATGCCCCCACGGTAACCAGAAGAACGGTGTCTGTTCGGTCGGGACGGTGGCGTCGAGAGTGGCCGCTGGAAATGGCTCGGGTGGCCTGGACGTATCAAGGCGTGGACGTTTGCTGGGGCCGGGTACTTGCTCGTCCGGTTCCGCGGCGGGCCGGGACTGACCCGCAACAGGACTGTCAGCGGCCTGTGCTGTTTGAACCCTTTGGCGCCAGAGTAGCGTGCCGGGCATCTGTTCAAACGTCAGATTGAGCGAGTCTCTGCTGGTCGCTGAGGCATATCGGTATTCACCCTGTTGGTTTTTACGCACCATCACCGTGCCTTCTGCCGTATCGACGAAGGTTTGCTTGAGCTTGTTGTAACGGATCCCCTCCGATGAAAGTTCCGCTCGGGTCAGGGTGTTTGCATCCTCCGGCGACAGGTAGGCGAGGGGCTGCGCTGTGACAGGCGTCTCGGATCGGGTCCGCATGGGTTGCCAGCCGGGGCGCTGAATGTGCCAACTGGTCAGGCCTTCAGACCTCGTTACCACCGGTCCCGGCACACCGGGTGCAAAGGTCAGCGGCACGTAATAGTTGCCTTGCCGATCCTGTTCGACGACGAACCGGCCTTCGTTGCCAAGTTGGGCGTAGGTTCGTTGATCCGGTCCGGTGAACAGTCCGGGGGTTTCTGCGACCGGTGTCAGCTCATTCAAACGGTTCTGTGGCCAGGCTATCGCACTGCGCGCGGAGCTGTAGGTGTCGCTACCGAGTCCCGGCATTTCGCTGACGGTAACAGCCGGCGGCCGTGTGACTGAGGTACCGGACGCCGTAGATCCAGTGGTCGAATCGATGCCAGACATCGGGGTGTCGGGCAAGTGAATACTGTGAGGAGCGCCTGAACCTGCTTGCACAGGTCTTGTTGTAACTGTTGTATCGGCGGCGGCTGCTGTCACAGAAACTTTCTTGGGGGGCTTGACCATACTCAATTACTCGTGGAGGGGTGATATCGAGCGCAAAAAGCGTCTCGTCGCATTGTTCAGGCGCACTCGTCGACATCCCGCAGAGCCTTGGCCGGGAACGAGATGAAGAAGTCGGGTTACTTCAATTTCGGAGTGCGCGAGGGGAATGGGGCTTGGCTGATGGAGGCAGGTTACGCAGGAGGAACCTTGAGCAAGGTAATCAGGGGGGCCTGATGGGTACAACGATTGACGACCCGAAGTTCTGAAAACTCAACGCGGGATTTGTCGCTACGCAGGATCCAGCTGTAAGCGGAAAAACTGTAGCTGAACGCTCCCGGCCAGTTGTCGGCAAAGATGATATTGCGCACTTTGACCTCTTGATTGGCCATTGACGCAAAAGCGTCAGGCAAGGCTTTTGTCGAGTCAGGCTCTTCAAAGAACCGCGCATCAAGCCCATCCAGATAGATCCGGTCAAAGGAAAGATCCACTACATGGACAATGCCTTGTTCGGAAATAACGCGTACCTGATCGATCAGGTCTTCTTCGTTTTCGTAAACCGGTAGATGAACAATGCAGGAGCCGATAAGTAACTGATTGTTTTCCAGTTTGACCTCGACCTTGCCGAGCTTGGTCGCATCGAGTTCCCAGGTCGATGAGTAAGGCAGTCTTGTCACAGCGTTCGCCAACGCACCGGGGGTCGTGAGTTTCAAGGTCATATTGGCAACCAGATGGACCAGGTAGGTGGCACCTTCACCTTCCAGGCTTTCCATCGCGGTCCGAATGGCTCTGGACTCGATGCTGGCGCAAGCATTCAGTGCATTGAGCTTGTACGCCTCGTTTGACGGCAACTCATAGGCGAATTGCTTCTGTCGAAATTTCAAGGGCAAGCGAAGTGGTGTTGTCCAGTGCTTGAAGGAATGCATCTCGTAATTGTCGTCGGCCGGAGCCACGTCTGTTTCAGGTGTAAGCCCGGCATTAAGAGCGACGCCGTCGTTGAAAATCAGCAAATATTTATGACTGGGGCGAACAGCCATGGTCCGCAGGATCTTGATCATGTTCTTTGGATCAGAACCGCCACGCGCCCAGGAAAAGTGTTTTAGCGTCACGATCTTTTCGCCAAAGTGATAGGTCAGATCACAGCCGGCTATCAGATCTTCACGTTTTTCGGACTGCCTTGCACTAAAGTGCGCTTCAACTTTGCTCAATTCGTCGCTGGCGTAATCCAGGTAAACGAAGGTGACGACGTCGGGACGATCGGCTGAATAGAATGTGACACTTTGCTCGGAGCGCGGAATGTAATAACGCGCTTCATGCTGGTGCTTTGTCCAGCATTCGGAGTTGTAAACAATCAGCGGTTTCGCGGGTTGCCCGTGTTTAATGATGTCGACTTCGATATCGATATTTTTGCCGCTTTCGATTGTTTCAGGCAGATCAGGTTTCAGCTGATAACGGTCCTTGGTCAAAAAGACCAGTTTGCCGTTTTTCAGTCGGGTTTCTTTCTCGTCTGTTTCATAGATGTCGTGGATGACGACGACGCTTTTTGGCTTGTCGTAAAAGTAGAATCCGGAGGTAATGATCAGCGAATTCTTTTCGATTACCCAACTTTCAATGAGATCGATCGGCCAGTTCAATTCAATGGTACTTTGCTGTTTACCATCCTCGAAGATGCACACACGACCTTCCAGGTGGTCGATGAAATACTCGTCGATACCTTCTTCACCCGAGGCTGTTGCACTTTTATGCAACAACTGTATCTGGTCGTTCCCAGCCCCCGCTTTTATGACGTCCTGGCCGCGAGACTTGATAATGTTGCGCTCATGGGTGCCTGTCACTACGTTCGCCGCGCCGCTCAGGGTTTCAACGTTTTCGATATTTTCCAAAAGACTGTGAAATTTATAAGTCGCGCCGTCCTCTGCATCGGGATTCGGAGTTCTTACCTGCAGTGTGCCTGCGCTTAAATCGATGTCATATCCTTTCGGCGTCTGGTGAACACCGTTCAGAGACAGGGTGTCGTTACCGGCGCCCCCCTTCACCTTCGAATAGGT comes from Pseudomonas sp. RU47 and encodes:
- the uraH gene encoding hydroxyisourate hydrolase, whose protein sequence is MGRLTTHVLDAAHGCPGSSIKVELYRVEGSHLELVASAITNSDGRVDAPLLQGDDYRTGVYQVQFHAGDYYRARGVQLPEPAFLDVVVLRFGISAEQDHYHVPLLISPYSYSTYRGS
- the uraD gene encoding 2-oxo-4-hydroxy-4-carboxy-5-ureidoimidazoline decarboxylase: MSRFQTLQPSSLSRDAFVKAFADIYEHSPWVAEKAYDLGADTSIDEIETLHQRMSDILLSADHASQLALINAHPDLAGKAAVQGQLTEASTNEQAGAGIHQCTAEEFQRFTELNDAYKAKFKFPFIMAVKGSNRHQILAAFETRIHNSQDTEFKCALAEINKIALFRLLTL
- a CDS encoding calcium-binding protein; translation: MATLISEALIDSDAVVITDMHAESNKHTDSTIDINSNSDKPLDQPQKRKIEQLRTNDSVFGPIQIGEISITRVSLDALGATIDGHPLNGTNTFFRIPKRSFINSLQFSASDIAHHMKSATGYDIYLLPSLLFDMASHRPITAPNITRETSSIEVDPGNYRSKIEKLLSSAQKLDLQHTQLPNNTRRWVASVKAHLTVGSSVGLQAFGIYTGLRGILVAMKSGDTKEVVINATGVASEIGSIAVDVGVSKIANEMLAAGKNAFKDFAKTRFALRLSRSGGLIGGALTLPFDVYTTVNSLKAASNATGKEAMDHYISAGLSITSAAMTVILGTAAMAGLSFVGPAGLLFGAFLAIGSQVYGAVRIVDDIDDYIELTLGERWRSGFLSFCMWDVEQGVKDRYNQARTLIQHTEQLKRNARRLLDVQLKDSTEAVVNGSFEVDLVPTQVWKRNWWTKIDSWQTENVPVIRGGDDTIDASDGVTKDMPGAVVGVAGENKNTLWYLGDGRDSIKGVIKKPNIFHYGSGIKDLTGGEKNDHFVFEAAADLIKKNIEVSTYSKVKGGAGNDTLSLNGVHQTPKGYDIDLSAGTLQVRTPNPDAEDGATYKFHSLLENIENVETLSGAANVVTGTHERNIIKSRGQDVIKAGAGNDQIQLLHKSATASGEEGIDEYFIDHLEGRVCIFEDGKQQSTIELNWPIDLIESWVIEKNSLIITSGFYFYDKPKSVVVIHDIYETDEKETRLKNGKLVFLTKDRYQLKPDLPETIESGKNIDIEVDIIKHGQPAKPLIVYNSECWTKHQHEARYYIPRSEQSVTFYSADRPDVVTFVYLDYASDELSKVEAHFSARQSEKREDLIAGCDLTYHFGEKIVTLKHFSWARGGSDPKNMIKILRTMAVRPSHKYLLIFNDGVALNAGLTPETDVAPADDNYEMHSFKHWTTPLRLPLKFRQKQFAYELPSNEAYKLNALNACASIESRAIRTAMESLEGEGATYLVHLVANMTLKLTTPGALANAVTRLPYSSTWELDATKLGKVEVKLENNQLLIGSCIVHLPVYENEEDLIDQVRVISEQGIVHVVDLSFDRIYLDGLDARFFEEPDSTKALPDAFASMANQEVKVRNIIFADNWPGAFSYSFSAYSWILRSDKSRVEFSELRVVNRCTHQAPLITLLKVPPA
- the puuE gene encoding allantoinase PuuE, whose protein sequence is MSADYPRDLIGYGSNPPHPHWPGNARIALSFVLNYEEGGERNILHGDKESEAFLSEMVAAQPLQGARNMSMESLYEYGSRAGVWRILKLFKEFDIPLTIFAVAMAAQRHPDVIRAMVDAGHEICSHGYRWIDYQYMDEAQEREHMLEAIRILTEITGERPLGWYTGRTGPNTRRLVMEEGGFLYDCDTYDDDLPYWEPNNPTGKPHLVIPYTLDTNDMRFTQVQGFNKGDDFFEYLKDAFDVLYAEGAEAPKMLSIGLHCRLIGRPGRIASLKRFIEYAKSHEQVWFSRRVDIARHWHETQPYQGAAQ